In Drosophila miranda strain MSH22 chromosome XR, D.miranda_PacBio2.1, whole genome shotgun sequence, the genomic window TCAAATACAGGTGAGGCATGACTAGAGAGCGCTCCCGTGACAGCGCAGTGTCCCTCTCAGAAATGTTTTGTGTTCGAGATTGTGAGTGCCAGTACACCTCTCTCACTGTTACTGCACTTGCAACAGATGAGGCATTGCCAGAGAGACACACCCTACTTTCCTCATACCATGCGAAGCAACAGCTACAGTCAAGGCGGCTCTGCTCTCTGCCCAATAAGCTTTTTCTCCGCCGATCGGCTGCCTGCATCGTCGCagtcaacaaaaaaaagcgCAGCGCGACGGTTCAGTATTTTTCTTGGCGGAAAGTTTTCGCGCGTATTTCACTTCGGATTGAAGAAAATAACAGAATTGTGGAAAATTTATGCTTTTTCTTGTTGTGAAAAGTGTTAAGTGATGTAGAATAGAGTTTTAATGTGTGTCTTCCGCACCCCAACACCCGATCACCGGCGAATGCAATTACGAAATCTTGTgtgaaatgtgtgtgtgtttcttgtgcgtttaattttatttcggCTTCTGGCTTCCATGTGTCCGTCTATAAATAACAACCACTGTGAGTGATAGAATAGGCGAGCGGTGGAGCGGGGCAGGCAAGGCACAacaaaagacgaaaaagaGCTAAAAATGAGAGATATCAAAAGCATAAGCTGACGGGTTGATTGACTTGCAGGAATTTTGTGAAAAAACCCCACTGTTCCTCctccccagcagcagcggcagtgcagcagcagcagcagcagcagcgccccAACAGCGGTCGCGGTCGCAGCTTCCGTTGCGCTTATCTGTCGACGCAGATTTTGACGACGCCGACGTGAATCGCTAATGAAATGAATCGTCCCATGAATCGCGTTTTCTGTAAGTTTCGCTGCACATCCAATTAAGCCCACAGATACGGTACGATTGTACCTTTGTAAATGTATATTTCTGCAAAGTCATAAACCCTGAAAGTGTATACATTTGGGGAATTTATTCCACTGTAAAGACAGACGCACGTCAATGCTCTGCCCATAAAAACCGACATAAACGTCCCGTCAATCAGAGGAAAAGGGCAAACGATACTCTTCACACGCTCTCGGCAGATAAATTTCACACGAAAGATCAGAAAAATCAGGATGGCAACGATTCTTCGGAGTTGAATCGTTGGATACCCTTACAGATCCATTGATGGCAGGAAATCTTTGCATAGCCACCATCTCTTAGTACTCATATTAGCCTCTTAAAGGCGGACAAGCACCAAAAAGCAATTTAAATGCTAAGCACAAACAGCACAAGGCCCCCTGCCTTAAAGACCTGCAATTTATTTGGCAAAAAGTTTATTAAAATCTCATTAATTTCCAAACAAACTAGCGGCTGATGACACCCACACACAACGTTCACACGGTCCACACGGTCCACACCCCCTTTGGGCGGTGGGTGATTCCGGGAAGCATACATACGATCCGTAACCTCATGACCAGCCTGTGGTTTTTCTAAACAGCTTGTTTTTGTATATTCCGCCACATGCttttcccatttccatttccattttccatttcacTTGATTGAAGTTTTGGCCTTTTGCACATGTTTTTGTTTAGAATAAAAATATTCCATAAATAGATCCCACACACCACACAAGCACACCCACGAGGtgtatttattttcattttttgcCTGATGGAAGCCAAAAACTGCACAAAATAATAAGCAATTTTAGggaaacaaaacagaaaagtAAATATAGGTGAAAATATAAGTAAAAGTGgggaaaacaaaagaaaaacataGAGTAAAATGGGACAAAAAGATTCTTTGTCAGAAGTGGGATTCGAACCCACGCCTACAGAAGTAGACTGCGACCTGAACGCAGCGCCTTAGACCACTCGGCCATCCTGACTGTTGGGATGAGCAGACCAAAAGCACATTTTCTATCGGTGGCCTTGCAGTCGAATGCTGCCATAAATCGAACCATAAACACATTTTTATAGAAAGTCTATTTGCATGCGAGAAGAACCATATTTGTATGGTAATTTTTGTACTTTTTCTTGTAATTAGAGACTCGCTCGACTCggctcgactcgactcgattACCGTTTGTATTTATTGTTAATGCCCTGCCATTAAAATACTAATTGGCTGTTGAGTAACAAGAACTGTACAATTTCCAATGCGGAATAATTGCAAATCGAAACGATTCGATCAGCTGCTTTgctcgctgctgctgcactttGTACAAATGCCGACAAATTGTTAACAAAGTCGGTTTTCGCCTAGCGATAAGATTTATCTTCTGGAGGGTGGGGCCGGCCACAGAACAAAAGAGTGGCGTAGCGCACAACCCAGacaatattaatatctatggATATCTTTGTTATGAATTTCCCAAAAAGGGGGGGAGCACAAAAGGCGACTTGGAAATGAGGTCAAGACCCGCAGCATTCTTCTGATttaagccaaagccaaaagcGAACTCTCGCTAATAATCCGGTTGAAGGGGGCGTGGCCGCCTGCTACCATGGGAACCGAACCCTTCTCATTAGCCGCCGCCGCGGCGGCGGCCCCTCTTTTGTGGGGATTTCGTCTTGTTTTATATTCCGTAAAATAATTTATTACGATTGCTGGCTGCTGTGCTGGTTCCTCTCTGCGAAGAAGATCTTTGGAAAATGTTGATTTTAATGAGATTTTCGAGCAAACACTTGACGACAGTTTTCCCTCAAAGAATTCGAAATTAGTTTTTGTTGCCGAAGAGCAGAATGGAATAGACGGAGCCATTGTTTATGCCTTGCCTTTGACTCAATGCCGACAtctataaatacatacatatatattcctCTATATacacatgtgtatgtatgtgtgtgtgtgtgtgtgtgtgtgtgtgtgtgtgtacatttGCGGATAGATATGCCCAGACATATGTCTGTTTCGCTGTCTGAAAGATGAACGTAATTTGCATTTGCGCATTTTTCTGGCTAATTATTTGTTTATCCAAAAGGAAAATaaccaaaaaagaaaagaagaagaagaagaagagtgCGGAAAAAAGGAAAACTCGGAATTCAAATTGAAAATTGTTTTGACAAGCTGCGAGAAATGATTTTTGCCATTGAACTTGTGATTTTCCCGCAAATGAAATAAACAATTTCCAGGGGAAAGGCAATCAGCTCTCAAGTGAGGTAGAAGaggagtgcgagtgcgagtgcgagtgcaaGTACCAGTACAAGTACGGGCTGGCGGAGAGCTAAAACCAGAGCCAGTTATAGTTTCAAGGCAAAAGTCGGCTGATAAGTTATAGTAATTTATAATCATCGAAATGGGTCAGCGCTCATAAGTCAGGCCAGCAATTGCGCACGCAATTTTTTATTCATTTAGAATGCATCAAAAAACCATTAAATAAAGTAAATATACACATAACAAGATATATGTACAGTGTACATACAGCATACCCGTACCCGACTCGTGTGCCAGTCTGCTGTCAGCAATACAGAAAGGTGATATGTGACACCGTTTAGTATCGAGTAAAGGTGGAGAGTTGGCATTTCTCCCTTTTATTTTTCATGTGTATTTCtggtgtttttgtttgtattttgattcCAATTCGTGGACTGCGATTCCAGGTTAGGGGCTCAATGCCATTTCTCGTGCAGTTCTCTGGGTCATTTCTGTGTTGCATTACGTACTGCATATATGCAGAAAAAGCTGGATCGAATGGCATATCGACAGCGTCAACAAATTGGGGGAATGGTAATGGGAATCGCAAGCGAAGGCATTTGTCGCACAAGGTCTGGACAGGTTTATATCAGTGCAGTCGCAGTTGCAGTCGCAGGTctggtctgttttgccaccgATTGCGGCTCGTATTGCCGGGGCAGGGATTTCCTAGTGCCATAAACCTGTATCCATTAGCTCTTTCAATGGAGCTCATGGTCAGACATTTGATGAATGACTTGTTCGTGTTCGTGATAAGCCCTTttgcggcacggcacggcacgccTAATGCACTTTAATGCCCCCTCTTACGATTCGAACGGCAAAGTACTCGGAAAACGTGTCTCTCCGATAGAGCTTTTGCAGTTTTATTAAAGCCCTATAGTCAACAATTACTTGTGTGTGTGATTTCAGAGGGCTTAGCGAACCGAATTTCgtacaaatatatattttacaaaataaatgaagaaaaatGAGAAAAAAAATCTTGTCAGAAGTGGGATTCGAACCCACGCCTACAGAAGTAGACTGCGACCTGAACGCAGCGCCTTAGACCACTCGGCCATCCTGACTGTTGAAGCAACGAGTGCCAGATTCCAGTTTCATACCCAACTAAAATgtgtttatattattttttatttataggaattataattttaaaaaattaaagagAATATCTAATTcagatttaattaaaaatagaAAATGCTGGAAAAAAGTCTTGTCAGAAGTGGGATTCGAACCCACGCCTACAGAAGTAGACTGCGACCTGAACGCAGCGCCTTAGACCACTCGGCCATCCTGACTTGTGTTCGACGAGTGCCCAAAGTGCCATTAGAACCGTGGCCGATGCCAGAGAACAAATAGAAGAGAAGCAAAGTGCATATTTCGTTGACTTGTGTATAATTTGTTGTGCCACATAAATAATTTTCACTCTCCGCTCGATGCCCGGTGCCCGATGGTCGATGGTTGATGCCCCCTCAGTCGTTCAGTGGTCAATGGTCGTAGATGATGATCACTGCCCGAAGCAGCTGGAAGACCTGCTGCCGTGTGACTGAGTCGTTGTTCTGGAATACCTTCATATTGGCTCGAATAATCTTCACAAAGTCATCCACGCGCTCCAGGGTGCAGTGGCGCAGCATAACGGTCGCTCTGGTGGACAGCAGAATTTTGGCCAGGCTGAAGTAGGAGCTGATGAACTCCTCCATGAACCCCAAATGCTTGATTTTGGCGATTTCCTGGTGCTGCAGGAAGACGTCCTTTATGTTGGCCTTTGTGATTTCCGTGTGCATTATGTCGAGCCAGGCGTTTTGGATGTAGGGAATGTGTATATTGTAGTACCGCCAGAAGGTAGCGTCTagaacaaatagaaatttcttAAAGAGTTTCGCGTACGCAGCCTTGTCGGAGATTTTCCTCAGCACATTCTGGCTTATCACGTTGTTGTGGAGCAACACGAAAACTGCCGGGAACATCGGTAGCTTGGGCAACTCATTTCTGACCAAATTCACCAGAATATCGCTCAGAAACTCGGCAATGTCCGCCACCCTGGCATCCTCCACGGCACTGGCGTAGAGCACGAGATGAAGGGGATGTGAAATGCCGCAGAGGCTAAACACCAGAGCCGTATAGTTGGCGTTCAGCGAAATGGCATCGAAGGTCAGGAAGCAATCGCACGCCTGATCGCATCCAATGCTGGCGGTCCTCTTGAGTATGTCATCCGTTCGCTTCACGTACTTGTGCTCCAGCTCCTTGGCTTTAAGAGGGCTGTAGTAGAGCTCCCGGCATTGGTGCCTATGCGTGTCTGTAAGCTCGAGATATGGCCGCAGGTTCTCCAAGTTCAGCTCATATGTCATCTCGAGCCTGTTTCCTGTGGAGCTCAGGGctaaaacaaaataaaacaaagaGGAGTTGTGCCTCGGAGCCGTCTAAGCATGGGATTTATTTACTCACATATTTGGATTTATTCGACAAAAGTCGAGTGCACGATGTTTGAAGACCACCCGATCCTGATCTGCAATCCAATTGGGTTCACATTCCGAGCCGTAAGAGGAGTCACCTTCTCAGTGCTTAAAGTATGTACAAATAAGCCTCCTTAGTGAGAACTTTGACTAGTTGATCAGTACTGTACTCAACTGTACTTCTGCTAGTGAATTATCATCGTTTCTTCTCATCCTGGCCGCACACAGCCCTCTTCAGTAGATTCAGCGTATTCGCCATGACTTTAAAATGCAATTCTGGTGCAGAACTCTTGAGAATTTCACTGATAAATTTCGGTGTCAAGTAAACGATGTATCCCAGGCCTGCCTACACTCTCAAATaacttggcattgtgcaacaCTGACACGCCCTGTCAATATCGATAATTGCTAAATACACTCCACCACCCGCACCCGTAACCGTCCGGTCTAGTCTGTCTCAATTGGAATGATTAATGTCTGGCATCTTTGGcatcttttttcgttttcagATTTAAGCGTTCGTTTCGCTGCAATTTGCATAATTGCAATTTATTGTAAATCCGTGTGCAAATATGCAACAAATTTGTGCTGCAGCTCTTTAAGGCAAAACCAGAGGCCGACGGCTTTTCATGAATCTCGCTTTTCTGTCTGAacgtttgttttttttctttttctgtcATATGCAAATTGGTCCCGCGACTCTCTGGCACTTCAAAAGAAAA contains:
- the LOC108151827 gene encoding uncharacterized protein LOC108151827, encoding MTYELNLENLRPYLELTDTHRHQCRELYYSPLKAKELEHKYVKRTDDILKRTASIGCDQACDCFLTFDAISLNANYTALVFSLCGISHPLHLVLYASAVEDARVADIAEFLSDILVNLVRNELPKLPMFPAVFVLLHNNVISQNVLRKISDKAAYAKLFKKFLFVLDATFWRYYNIHIPYIQNAWLDIMHTEITKANIKDVFLQHQEIAKIKHLGFMEEFISSYFSLAKILLSTRATVMLRHCTLERVDDFVKIIRANMKVFQNNDSVTRQQVFQLLRAVIIIYDH